The proteins below are encoded in one region of Chrysemys picta bellii isolate R12L10 chromosome 4, ASM1138683v2, whole genome shotgun sequence:
- the LOC101949198 gene encoding bestrophin-1, protein MTVTYTNRVADARLGTFSQLLLRWKGSIYKLLYCEFFIFITLYFSISLTYRLILNASQRLMFEKLALYCNNYAELIPVSFVLGFYVALVVSRWWGQYESIPWPDRIMNLVSSNVDGQDEYGRLLRRTLMRYSNLCSVLILRSVSTAVYKRFPSTEHIVRAGLMTPEEHKKFESLNSPHNKFWIPCVWFSNLAVKARNEGRIRDSVLLQGILNELNTLRSQCGRLYGYDWISIPLVYTQVVTVAVYSFFLACLIGRQFLDPAKGYPGHELDLFVPVFTLLQFFFYAGWLKVAEQLINPFGEDDDDFETNWLIDRNLQVSLLAVDDMHQDLPLMEKDLYWNESYPQPPYTAATAEYKRTSFLGSTFDISMQKEEMEFQPLEQIKENEEANHSTPLLGHLGRLLGVQSPSFSRSSSRMNLPRKRNDPLSPFPHYLYQDVGKAESPCSANQQRGDSSHPGSSSQEQWDNEDRKLREFDAFVSTPFYERPGFYSAPQTPISSIPMIFPSRRPGRKKPPALSSIVACSTSMRDNFANLSPSRASDVDKSQSSLGSAVKETFVWPGERDKAPDSLVVTVEEGENNTLNNKTNEVAPVRSPGPQSIVSESPKFSFLAESPDHEKQGSFKSLKSLKGRRHPWLTLENMTPAATPNSDNPSNFHTPSMRTPGSSGPLFFSFTPVTSPVLERSRLGNSATVPSPSSDDASSALVQASIEVSGTGRETGNGNASAHHTEEQRRAESPSPNDSGISLAEGDYVGLMEVIMETSENVSDEVDRYS, encoded by the exons ATGACTGTGACATACACAAATCGAGTAGCTGATGCCCGCCTGGGCACCTTCTCGCAGCTCCTGCTCAGATGGAAAGGGAGTATCTACAAACTCCTCTACTGTGAGTTCTTCATCTTCATCACTCTCTACTTCAGCATCAGCCTCACTTACAG GCTGATACTGAATGCAAGCCAAAGGCTGATGTTTGAGAAGCTGGCTCTATATTGCAACAACTATGCTGAGCTGATCCCTGTGTCCTTCGTGCTGG GTTTCTACGTGGCCCTAGTGGTATCTCGCTGGTGGGGTCAGTACGAGAGCATCCCATGGCCCGACCGCATCATGAACCTGGTCTCCAGTAATGTGGATGGACAGGACGAGTATGGGCGCCTCCTGCGGCGCACCCTGATGCGCTACAGCAACCTTTGCAGTGTGCTGATCCTCCGCTCCGTCAGCACCGCCGTCTACAAGCGCTTCCCCAGCACGGAGCACATCGTGCGAGCAG GCCTCATGACCCCAGAAGAGCACAAGAAGTTTGAGAGCCTGAACTCTCCCCACAACAAGTTCTGGATCCCCTGCGTGTGGTTCTCAAACCTGGCAGTGAAGGCGCGGAACGAGGGCAGGATCCGGGATAGCGTGCTGCTCCAGGGCATCCTGAAC GAACTAAACACCTTGCGTAGTCAGTGTGGGCGACTCTATGGGTATGACTGGATCAGCATCCCACTGGTCTACACTCAG gtgGTCACGGTGGCCGTTTACAGCTTCTTCCTGGCCTGCCTGATCGGCCGGCAGTTCTTGGACCCAGCGAAGGGGTATCCTGGCCATGAGCTGGATCTCTTTGTGCCTGTCTTCACTCTCCTGCAGTTCTTCTTCTACGCTGGCTGGTTAAAG GTGGCTGAACAGCTCATCAACCCATTCGGagaggatgatgatgattttgAAACCAACTGGCTCATCGACAGGAATCTGCAG GTCTCCCTTCTCGCTGTGGATGACATGCACCAGGATCTGCCCCTTATGGAGAAGGACCTGTACTGGAACGAGTCCTACCCCCAACCACCCTACACCGCAGCCACTGCTGAGTATAAGCGGACATCATTTCTTGGCTCGACCTTTGACATTAG CATGCAGAAAGAAGAGATGGAATTCCAGCCGCTGGAGCAAATTAAAGAGAACGAGGAGGCAAACCACTCTACGCCACTGCTGGGACATCTGGGCCGCCTGCTGGGGGTCCAGTCACCGAGTTTCTCCAGGTCATCCTCCCGGATGAACCTGCCACGCAAGAGGAATGACCCCTTGTCCCCCTTCCCTCATTACTTGTACCAGGATGTAGGGAAAGCTGAAAGCCCCTGCAGTGCCAATCAGCAAAGGGGAGATTCCTCCCACCCAGGCTCCAGTTCACAGGAGCAATGGGACAATGAAGATAGAAAACTGAGAGAGTTTGATGCCTTCGTGTCAACACCCTTCTATGAGAGACCTGGCTTTTATAGTGCTCCACAGACACCAATCAGCTCCATCCCTATGATCTTCCCATCCAGGCGCCCAGGACGCAAGAAGCCCCCTGCTCTCTCCAGCATCGTGGCCTGTTCGACTTCAATGAGAGACAACTTTGCCAACCTGTCACCTTCCAGGGCTAGTGATGTGGACAAAAGCCAGAGCTCCCTTGGGTCTGCAGTTAAGGAAACTTTTGTTTGGCCAGGAGAGCGAGACAAAGCCCCAGACTCCCTGGTGGTGACAGTAGAGGAAGGAGAGAATAACACGTTAAACAATAAAACGAATGAGGTTGCCCCTGTTAGGAGTCCAGGGCCTCAATCTATAGTATCGGAAAGCCCCAAGTTTTCCTTCCTAGCAGAGTCCCCAGACCATGAAAAACAAGGTAGCTTCAAGAGCTTGAAGAGTCTGAAAGGCCGCCGACATCCCTGGCTAACTCTGGAGAACATGACACCAGCAGCCACCCCAAACTCAGATAATCCCAGCAACTTTCATACCCCCAGCATGAGAACCCCTGGTAGCAGTGGGCCCCTCTTCTTTTCATTCACCCCCGTGACCTCCCCAGTGCTGGAGAGGTCACGCTTAGGGAACTCAGCCACTGTTCCTAGTCCAAGCTCAGATGATGCATCTAGTGCCCTAGTACAGGCTTCCATAGAGGTTTCTGGGACTGGAAGAGAGACAGGAAATGGAAATGCTAGTGCTCATCACACTGAGGAACAGAGGAGAGCAGAGAGTCCCTCACCTAATGACTCCGGTATCTCCTTAGCAGAGGGTGACTACGTGGGGCTGATGGAGGTGATCATGGAAACCAGTGAgaatgtgtctgatgaagtggatagATACAGCTAA